One Lepidochelys kempii isolate rLepKem1 chromosome 12, rLepKem1.hap2, whole genome shotgun sequence genomic region harbors:
- the LOC140896156 gene encoding uncharacterized protein — translation MKGTSIASFLLLALVVTWTVENRVEGQPKAPVKCKKLCTKFSSTEIPQKRLKTYRKTEPSCPKAAIIFVTQKNKEFCVDPEASWVKEAVRQLNQASAPLNPPLSSTVKSAVVQEGAGVFHRLVGDAVSKPTPPSIPARLTHGAGIPVSQAIHVPVVRTEEPNIAILSRQEAKRSSSKSSSALQATVTPSTIHPEPVANGSKVSIRSITTPAADVPDSTSSRFHSDPTPVMKSSESFVGSRNKSTGSTISPTTDIPGTAPSRFHSDPTPVIKGFESPIRPTYNSVGSTRNQTADGLASAPSRLISDAPSIVNGPEIAELSPTFLTIPSPLESVPSKPVIGLASMGQVTENSTMKPTAVLKGSDTTNGSTPHPTSPGGESSSVSPNSGDERDAVSDSTADAHTGSYLSPLGERDPSRAFPESISPAETSELSFKSFTLQNRAEGPSDGPLASSILPASQTHILKLALLVSILGICSAAVWMYVKPKDCPEESAKEMVQGLLFNKQRSRTSEYAMEAV, via the exons ATGAAGGGCACGTCTATCGCTTCTTTCTTGCTGCTTGCACTGGTGGTGACCTGGACCGTGGAAAACCGAGTCGAAG GACAACCCAAAGCACCTGTGAAGTGCAAAAAATTATGCACCAAATTTTCAAGCACAGAAATACCCCAGAAACGGTTGAAGACCTATAGGAAGACAGAACCATCATGTCCTAAAGCCGCTATCAT ATTTGTCACTCAGAAGAATAAAGAGTTCTGTGTAGATCCAGAGGCGAGCTGGGTGAAGGAAGCAGTCCGACAGCTAAACCAAGCAAGTGCCCCTCTGAATCCGCCACTTTCAAGCACCGTCAAATCTGCCGTGGTGCAAGAAGGGGCAGGCGTTTTTCACAGATTAGTGGGCGATGCCGTCTCTAAACCAACACCGCCCAGTATTCCGGCCAGGCTCACTCATGGGGCTGGCATACCCGTTTCACAAGCAATACATGTTCCTGTTGTGAGGACGGAGGAGCCCAACATAGCCATATTGTCTAGGCAAGAGGCCAAGAGGTCTTCTTCAAAATCCTCCTCTGCATTACAAGCGACTGTTACTCCATCTACTATCCACCCTGAGCCGGTTGCCAATGGCAGCAAAGTTTCCATAAGATCTATTACAACGCCAGCAGCTGACGTACCAGACAGCACTTCCAGCAGATTTCATTCAGATCCCACCCCTGTCATGAAAAGCTCTGAGAGTTTCGTAGGATCTAGAAACAAGTCCACAGGATCTACTATCAGTCCAACAACTGATATACCTGGCACAGCTCCCAGCAGATTTCATTCAGATCCCACCCCTGTCATCAAAGGGTTTGAGAGTCCCATACGACCGACATATAATTCTGTAGGCTCTACTAGAAATCAAACAGCTGATGGACTTGCCAGTGCTCCCAGTAGACTTATTTCAGATGCTCCATCCATTGTAAATGGCCCTGAGATTGCTGAGTTATCACCTACGTTCCTGACAATACCGTCTCCACTAGAATCTGTTCCCAGCAAGCCTGTTATAGGCCTCGCATCTATGGGGCAAGTGACTGAGAACTCTACCATGAAACCCACAGCTGTTCTAAAAGGAAGTGATACCACCAACGGATCCACTCCACACCCCACATCTCCTGGAGGAGAAAGTAGTTCTGTCAGTCCAAACAGTGGTGATGAAAGAGATGCTGTCAGTGACTCTACGGCTGATGCTCACACAGGTAGCTACTTATCTCCTTTAGGAGAGAGAGATCCTTCTCGCGCTTTTCCTGAATCCATTTCACCTGCAGAAACGTCAGAGCTTTCCTTCAAAAGCTTCACACTTCAGAACAGAGCAGAGGGGCCTTCAGATGGTCCCTTGGCGTCCAGCATTttgcctgcatcccaaacccacATCCTCAAACTTGCTTTGCTGGTGAGCATTCTGGGTATTTGCAGTGCCGCTGTATGGATGTATGTAAAGCCCAAAGACTGCCCTGAAGAGTCAGCTAAAGAAATGGTACAAGGCTTGCTCTTTAATAAGCAGCGCTCTCGAACTAGTGAATATGCTATGGAAGCCGTCTGA